Proteins encoded in a region of the Delphinus delphis chromosome 13, mDelDel1.2, whole genome shotgun sequence genome:
- the LHFPL7 gene encoding LOW QUALITY PROTEIN: LHFPL tetraspan subfamily member 7 protein (The sequence of the model RefSeq protein was modified relative to this genomic sequence to represent the inferred CDS: substituted 1 base at 1 genomic stop codon) — translation MVGSVWATLGLSLTCISALSLISPAWFQTTTFSFGVLTYCSWPQGNSWNQSCGTFRSPDDIPDFAWKVSAVMLLGGXLLLAFSAILFLSWALAPKGLCPRRGSGPMPGVQATAAIATIVGLLVFPISLASPFAKEACLASSVYHGGQCQLGWGYVTAIFHTVLASLLPMFRWLHVTEVQQRTILFSSDTESIILVPEMSK, via the exons ATGGTGGGCAGCGTGTGGGCAACTCTGGGGCTTTCCCTAACCTGCATCTCAGCCCTCAGCCTCATCTCTCCTGcctggttccagaccaccacttTCTCCTTTGGTGTCCTCACCTACTGCTCCTGGCCTCAGGGTAACAGCTGGAACCAGAGCTGTGGGACCTTCAGGTCCCCGGATGATATTCCTGACTTTGCCTGGAAG GTCTCAGCTGTGATGCTCCTTGGAGGCTGACTCCTATTGGCCTTCAGTGCAATTCTCTTCCTGTCCTGGGCCTTAGCCCCCAAAGGGCTGTGCCCAAGGAGGGGCAGCGGCCCAATGCCAGGGGTGCAGGCAACAGCAG CCATCGCCACCATTGTGGGCCTGCTGGTTTTCCCGATCAGCTTGGCCTCCCCCTTTGCCAAGGAAGCCTGCTTAGCCTCCTCTGTGTACCACGGTGGTCAGTGCCAGCTGGGCTGGGGCTATGTGACTGCCATCTTCCACACAGTCCTGGCCAGCCTCCTGCCCATGTTCAGGTGGCTCCACGTGACTGAGGTCCAGCAGAGGACCATCCTCTTCTCCAGTGACACTGAGAGCATCATCCTTGTGCCAgaaatgagcaaataa